The Zhihengliuella sp. ISTPL4 genomic interval GTCGTGCAGGTCGACGGCCAGCTCAAGACCGGTCGGGACGTCATCATCGGCGCCCTGCTCGGTGCGGAGGAGTTCGGCTTCGCCACCGCACCCCTCGTGGTCAGCGGCTGCATCATGATGCGCGTCTGCCACCTCGACACCTGTCCGGTGGGCGTCGCGACGCAGAACCCCGTCCTGCGCGACCGCTTCACCGGCAAGCCCGAATTCGTCGTGAACTTCATGGAGTTCATCGCGGAGGAGGTGCGCGAACTGCTCGCCGAGCTCGGTTACCGCTCGATCGACGAGATCGTCGGCCGCACGGAGCTGCTGGAGACCAACGCGGCGATCGCGCACTGGAAGGCCGAGGGCCTCGACCTCAGCCCCGTGCTGGAGGGACCGGCGTTCCCCGCCGGCGAGCCGCGTCGCAGTGGCCGTGCCCAGGACCACGAGCTCGACAAGCACTTCGACGTGCAGCTCATCGACATCGCGAAGGCGGCGCTGCTCAACGGCGAACCCGTCGTGGTGGAACTCCCGATCGCCAACACCGAGCGCGCGGTCGGCACGATGCTCGGGCATCAGGTGACCTCGCGCCACGGCGCCACCGGACTGCCGAAGGAGACGATCGACGTCACCCTCACCGGCACCGCGGGCCAATCGCTCGGCGCGTTCCTGCCGCCGGGCATCATCCTCCGGCTGGAGGGCGACGCGAACGACTACGTCGGCAAGGGCCTCTCCGGCGGCGACATCACGATCCGGCCGCCGCGCGGCTCCGCGATCGCCCCGCACGAGAACGTCATCGCGGGCAACGTGATCGGATACGGCGCCACATCCGGCACCATGTTCATCTCCGGCGTGGTGGGCGAGCGCTTCCTCGTCCGGAACTCCGGTGCGACCGCGGTGGTCGAGGGCGTGGGCGACCACGCGCTCGAGTACATGACCGGCGGCCTCGCGGTGATCCTGGGTTCGACCGGGCGCAACTTCGGCGCCGGAATGTCCGGGGGAGTGGCGTACGTGCACGCCCTGGACACCGGCAAGGTCAACGCGCAGTCGCTCGGCAGCGGCGAGCTGCGGCTCGAACCACTGGACCGTGCCGACCTCGAAGTGCTGCGCGGGCTGCTCGTCGAACACGTGGAGCGCACGGCGTCCCCGCGCGCCGCCGCCCTGCTGGAGGACTTCGACGCCAGCGCGGCGGAGTTCGTCAAGGTGCTCCCGCGCGACTTCGCCGCCGTGCGCAGCATGCGCGAGGAGGCACTGGCCGAGGGGATCGACCCCGACGGCGACATCGTCTGGAACCGCATCCTGGAGGTGACCGGTGGCTGACCCCAAAGGCTTTCTGAAGGTGACCGAGCGGGAACTTCCCGCTCGCCGTCCGGTGCCCGTGCGCATCATGGACTGGAAAGAGGTGTACGAGCCCGGCGACAAGGCGGTGCTCCGTCGCCAGGCAGGCCGGTGCATGGACTGCGGCGTGCCGTTCTGCCACTCCGGCTGTCCGCTGGGCAACCTCATCCCGGAATGGAACGACCTCACCTGGCGCGGGGAGGGGCGTGCGGCGATCGAGCGGCTGCACGCGACGAACAACTTCCCGGAGTTCACCGGACGGCTCTGCCCGGCCCCGTGCGAGAGCTCGTGCGTCCTCGGCATCAACCAGCCGGCCGTGACGATCAAGCAGATCGAGGTCTCCATCATCGACGAGGCCTTCGCCAAGGGCTGGGTCGAGCCGGAGCCGCCCGAGCGTCTGACGGGCAAGACCGTGGCCGTCGTGGGTTCGGGCCCCGCCGGTCTCGCCGCCGCCCAGCAGCTCACCCGCGCCGGCCACACCGTGGCCGTCTTCGAGCGCGACGACCGCATCGGCGGCCTGCTGCGCTATGGCATCCCGGACTTCAAGATGGAGAAGAGCCAGCTCGAAGCCCGCCTTCGTCAGATGCAGGAGGAGGGAACGCGTTTCCGCGCCGGTGTCGAGATCGGCAAGGACATCTCCTGGGCCGACCTGCGCGCCCGGTACGACGCGGTCGTGATCGCCACGGGCGCCACGGTCCCGCGCGACCTGCCGATCCCCGGTCGCGACCTCGACGGCCTCCACTTCGCGATGGAGTACCTCGTCGAGTCGAACCACGCGGTCGCGGGCGACACCGTCCCCGACCAGATCACCGCGGAGGGCAAGCACGTCATCGTCATCGGCGGCGGCGACACCGGCGCCGACTGCATCGGCACCGCGCACCGCCAGGGCGCGCTCAGCGTCACCAACCTCGCCATCGGCAAGCAGCCGAGCGAGACGCGGCCGGATCACCAGCCATGGCCGATGATGCCGACGATCTTCGAGGTGGCCTCGGCTCACGAGGAGGGTGGGGAGCGGATGTTCCTCGCGTCGACCGTGGAGTTCCTGTCCAACGAGGTCGGCGAGGTCCGCGCGCTGCGCGTGGCCGAGACCGAGTACATCGACGGCCGCCGCGTGCCCAAGAGCGGCACGGAGCGCGAGATCCCCGCGGACCTGGTGCTCATCGCGATGGGCTTCACCGGGCCGGAGCAGGACGGCTACACCGAGGACACCCGGCCGGAGGTCACCGAGCGCGGCGCCTTCCGTCGTGCCGCGAGCTACGAGTCGTCGATCCCCGGTGTGTTCGTGGCCGGTGACGCCGGTCGCGGTCAGTCGCTCATCGTCTGGGCGATCGCGGAGGGCCGGGCGGCGGCGGCGAACGTCGACCGCTTCCTCATGGGCACCACCGTGCTCCCGGAGCCGGTGCGCCCGAGCGATGTCGCGATCGGCCTCCAGCCCGCGTAGGCTGAGGCCGGCAGTGTCGCCTGTACGTAATCCCCCACTTCTACCCTGGAGACATGTTGAGACGCGCGAAAATCGTCGCCACCCTGGGCCCCGCCACTTCCACATATGAGACGGTGCGCGCACTGATCGATGCGGGTGTGGACGTCGCCCGACTGAACCTCAGCCACGGCGACTACTCCGTGCACGAGAACAACTACGCGAACGTGCGCCGCGCGGCGGAGGACTCCGGTCGGGCCGTCGCCATCCTCGTCGACCTCCAGGGCCCGAAGATCCGTCTCGGACGCTTCGAGGACGGACCGTACGAGCTCGCCAAGGGTGACATCTTCAAGATCACCACCGAGGACATCATCGGCAACAAGGAGATCTGCGGCACGACGTTCAAGGGCCTGCCCCAGGACGTCAAGCCCGGCGACTTCCTGCTGATCGACGACGGCAAGGTCCGCGTCGAGGTCGTCGAGACGGACGGCGTCACCGTCACGACGCGCGTCGTCGTCGCCGGTGCCGTGTCGAACAACAAGGGCATCAACCTGCCCGGCGTCGCCGTCAACGTCCCCGCGCTGAGCGAGAAGGACGAGGACGACCTCCGCTGGGGTCTCCGGACGGGTGCCGACCTCATCGCGCTGTCGTTCGTGCGCAACGCCTCCGACGTGACCCGCGTACACGAGATCATGGCGGAGGAGGGCGTCCGCGTCCCCGTCATCGCCAAGATCGAGAAGCCGCAGGCCGTCGATGCGCTCGAAGAGATCGTCGATGCGTTCGACGGCATCATGGTCGCCCGTGGTGACCTCGGCGTGGAGCTGCCGCTCGAGGCCGTTCCGATCGTGCAGAAGCGCGCCGTCGAGCTGGCCCGCCGCAACGCCAAGCCCGTCATCGTGGCGACGCAGATGCTCGAGTCGATGATCAACAGCCCGGTGCCGACCCGCGCCGAGACCTCCGACGTCGCCAACGCCGTCCTCGACGGCGCCGACGCGGTCATGCTCTCCGGCGAGACCAGCGTGGGCGACTATCCGGTGGTCGTCGTCGAGACGATGGCCCGGATCATCGAGTCGACGGAGGAGCACGGTCTGGAGCGCATCCTGCCGCTCACCACGAAGCCCCGCACGCAGGGCGGTGCCATCACCCTCGCCGCCCTCGAGGTCGCGGAGTTCGTGGATGCCAAGTTCCTCTGCGTCTTCACGCAGTCGGGCGACTCGGCACGCCGCCTGTCCCGCCTGCGATCCCGCATCCCGATGCTGGCCTTCACGCCGGAGCCCGGGATCCGTCGCCGCATGGCGCTCACCTGGGGTCTTCGCTCCACGCTGGTCGACATGGTGCAGCACACCGACCTCATGTACCACCAGGTCGACGAGTACCTCCTCGAGAACGGCCTGGCCGCCGAGGGCGACAAGGTCGTCGTGATCTCCGGTTCCCCTCCCGGGATCATCGGTTCCACGAACGACCTGCGGGTTCACAAGGTCGGGGATGCGATCCGCGGCGCGGCGCCGATCTATAAGGCCGGGGTCTGACGCAGCGCGTTCGGAGAGGGGCGGGGCTTCGGCCTCGCCCCTCTCTGTCATCTCGAGAGCGGAGCGTCAAGCCTCTCGGCACCGGCGTCGATGTCGGTTAGCTTTCCTCCATGGTCCTCCGCCGTCTCGTCCTCACCTCCGGGCTGACGTTCCGCATCCTGGAGAGCCCGCGGCCCGCCGGCAGCACCGCCCCGACCGTGGTGCTCGTTCACGGGATCGGGATGTCCCACCGGTACCTTTCGCGGCTCCACGACGTGCTCGCGCAGACCACCCGCGTCGTCTCCGTCGATCTGCCGGGCTTCGGCGGTCTACCCAAACCGCGGTTCGACGTCACGATTCCGCAGATGGCCGCGGGTCTTGCGCAGGTCGTGGCGACTCTCGACGATGATCGCGTCGTGCTCGTCGGACACTCCATGGGCGTGCAGTGGGCCG includes:
- a CDS encoding glutamate synthase subunit beta codes for the protein MADPKGFLKVTERELPARRPVPVRIMDWKEVYEPGDKAVLRRQAGRCMDCGVPFCHSGCPLGNLIPEWNDLTWRGEGRAAIERLHATNNFPEFTGRLCPAPCESSCVLGINQPAVTIKQIEVSIIDEAFAKGWVEPEPPERLTGKTVAVVGSGPAGLAAAQQLTRAGHTVAVFERDDRIGGLLRYGIPDFKMEKSQLEARLRQMQEEGTRFRAGVEIGKDISWADLRARYDAVVIATGATVPRDLPIPGRDLDGLHFAMEYLVESNHAVAGDTVPDQITAEGKHVIVIGGGDTGADCIGTAHRQGALSVTNLAIGKQPSETRPDHQPWPMMPTIFEVASAHEEGGERMFLASTVEFLSNEVGEVRALRVAETEYIDGRRVPKSGTEREIPADLVLIAMGFTGPEQDGYTEDTRPEVTERGAFRRAASYESSIPGVFVAGDAGRGQSLIVWAIAEGRAAAANVDRFLMGTTVLPEPVRPSDVAIGLQPA
- the pyk gene encoding pyruvate kinase — its product is MRRAKIVATLGPATSTYETVRALIDAGVDVARLNLSHGDYSVHENNYANVRRAAEDSGRAVAILVDLQGPKIRLGRFEDGPYELAKGDIFKITTEDIIGNKEICGTTFKGLPQDVKPGDFLLIDDGKVRVEVVETDGVTVTTRVVVAGAVSNNKGINLPGVAVNVPALSEKDEDDLRWGLRTGADLIALSFVRNASDVTRVHEIMAEEGVRVPVIAKIEKPQAVDALEEIVDAFDGIMVARGDLGVELPLEAVPIVQKRAVELARRNAKPVIVATQMLESMINSPVPTRAETSDVANAVLDGADAVMLSGETSVGDYPVVVVETMARIIESTEEHGLERILPLTTKPRTQGGAITLAALEVAEFVDAKFLCVFTQSGDSARRLSRLRSRIPMLAFTPEPGIRRRMALTWGLRSTLVDMVQHTDLMYHQVDEYLLENGLAAEGDKVVVISGSPPGIIGSTNDLRVHKVGDAIRGAAPIYKAGV